AAATTCCCTTTAGTAGTTTGTTTAAAGGATTTAAACAAGCTGACGGTTCTTTTAGTAGTGTTAATCCAACCGTGGAAATAAAATTTTCTAGTAATGACAAGTTAACACTAGCTATTAATAAAGATAAACAGCAGATTGAATTGGATTTGAGCAAGGTTTCCGCAGCAACCGCAGTACAAATTCAATTTTCAGTCAATGCTTCAGAAAATGGATCATCATATGCTACTTGGGATACACTCAGTTTTAATACCCCTGAAACGGATGCTACAGTCACTGATCCAATGGCACAGATTAGTCCAACTGAAGTGGCTAATATTACGGCATTAAGTAAAAATAATAGTAATGTGGTTGCTAGTAAAGTGACTGCCCTAGATAATTATACAATTAATACAATGATGACAGATACAGGCATTTATTCTGGCTATATGACTGAGGATGAAAAAGCGTCAGTTGATACCGATACTGATATGTTTAATCAGATTACAGAATCAGCGGGACTATATTTAGAAACATTGGCTTTGCGTGGAGATGCAACCGGTTTTGATAATTATTATGCGCAAGTAAAAAAAACGTTTTCTAATAATGATGGTTCGTTTTACTGGATGTACAACACACGGACTAAAACACATAAGGCAGGCAATGCATCATTAGATGATTTACGAATCATGCGGGCACTAACTATAATGCAAGCTAAGGCGCCATCAGATGCGCGAGCAACCGAGATTAAAGAATTAGTGGCTGGATTTAAAAAATATTCCTTGTTGAATGGCAAAATGATTGATGGGACTAGTTTTACGGACAATACTAAAGAGCCTGCAATTCGACTGTGCTATTTAGATATGCAAGAGTTAAAGTATGTTTATGGTGAAGCTGGATTAAGTCAAAAAAATTATAACGATCAATTAGATGTTTTAGAAGGCGGTTACCTGGGTGATGATTTTCCATACTATCAGACCTATTATTATTATGGCGATATGAATGGTTATAAGAATGGAGAATATTCGACCTTGCCAGAAGCCAAAGGTGAAGTTAATTCAATCGATAGTTTATTGATTATTTTGCATTTGGCTCAAGTAGGTAAGGCTAAAGATGCCAGTATTAGTTGGGTAAAGTCACATGTCCATAATCGAACACTTTACAATAATTATTATACAGATGGGACACCAGTTGAAAAAAATTCGGCAGCGTCGTCATATGCAATTGCAGCAATGATAGCTTCAACAGTTGGCGATAAAGAGATGTATAATGATGCAGTTCAAGATTTAAATGATTCACAAGTGCCAAGTGGGTATGGCGACTTTTCGGGCTGTTTAGGTGATATTCCTAGTATGAAATCAGCCACCTACAATAATCTGACTGGATTGTTGGCGTACTATTATTAATAAAGTTGGTTAAATGATTTTAATCAGTATTAAAGTGTGTTAATTAAATAGTGCTGTATGACTTGAAAGATCTTTTAGCTCTAAGGGAATTTTTGTTAATTGTTAATAGGGTACTGCGACGAATATTAGAATAAAAAACATCTCAATTAAGCGACCGAAAACGGCATTAATTGAGATGTTTTTTTATTAATCGTTAGCAATTGTTTTTAAAGGAATGTGCAATTGAATATCATTTAAATTCAACGAATATTGTAAGTCTTGATTGCCTCGTACCGTCATCTTCATGTCAGTGGCATAAATAACTAGGCCTAGTTGATGTTTGGCGAGCAAATGATGGAAAATCGGCTGTAAATCTAAGCTGAAATCGTAAAATTCATTAGGCTGAATGGCTTCAGCATGCCAAGGGTGTTGGCGATTTTGCAAGTTCAAGTGACCCTTAGTAATCATTTTGTAAGGTGTCTTGGCGGCCAGCTTGAAGTCTTTTAAATCATCCTCACGCCAATGATAGCCAAGGTCCAAGGCTTTCGAAGCGATTAGTTGCGGACTAACGGTTAGGCGTTGTGCCAAGCCGAAATCAAGTAACATAAAACTTAACATTCCAAAGTTTTGGTTAACGGCCACAGAACCGCTAATATGGGGTTGTCCCACCAATAATTGGTCACCGGGAGCTTGCCAAGATTTGAACAGGAGCCGATGGTCGTACAATGGATTAGTTTTGTCTTCACTAATAAGATCATTTTGCCAGGCAGTTAAGTGTTGGCGATAATAGTCGAATAATTTATCAGGGAGCTTGTCAGTAAAGTGGGCGGCCCGTTGATCAACGGGGTAATCGGCCGGCACTAATTCCTTATATTGAACCTTGAAGTCCAAGGACTGATCCGTGTCTTGCCACCAATTATCATAAGCTTGCCACGTTTCAGTTGCAGTATTATCTTGAACTAACACGTTTGGAAGCAACGTTTCAGCGTGATTATCGAGGCCATATAACTTGTGGCTGAGCCATAAGTTCATCATGTCGGTAAAATCAAGTGATTGTAAATTATTAATGTAGATGTGTTGACCCTGATGTAAAATCAACTTTTTAGTGACTGGGACCGCTTGTAACTGATCCCAGAGCTTAGCCACGTTACGCGGCTTAACGTTCCAGTCATTCAAGCCTTGCACCATGATAATGTCCGCTTTAATCTGGTTAATATGTTTGCGGTAGTTACGTTCGTCCCAAAATTGATTGTAACTTCCGGTAGCGCGATCCTGACCAGCGGTTAATTCAGCCAGCGTTTGGTCGAACTTGGGCTGAATGCGATGGGCATCACCGGCTTTTAAACTTCGTGAAAAGACTTCCGCAGCCAAGACATCAGTGTCTTCACCTTGGAAAGTATCGGGAGCAACAACTAGGCCGTTGTCGCGATAATAATCATACCAGCTTGAAATCGCTGCTTCTGAAATGATGGTTTTAAGACCAGCGACACCAGTAGTGGCCGCCGCAGTGGCTAAGGTGCCAAGATATGAGCGCCCAGTCATCGCAACAGCACCGTTAGTCCACCAAGCTTTGATTGCCACATCGCCATCGCGAGTGGTGAAGGCGGCGCGTTGACCAGTTAACCATTCAATGACGGCGACGGTAGCCGTTGTTTCGGCAACTGAACCAGTCAACGTCAGACCATCGGAATCTACCGAGCCGATGCCAGCGGCGTAAACGACGGCAAAGCCGCGGGCTAAGAAGTAATCATTTAAGGTATAGGATTGCTCACGGCCAAAGGTTTCTTCAGCCTGAGTAGCTGTTTTGTCGGTTACTCGTGGTGCAGGTAAGGGCTCGTCGACTGGGTGAGCCTCAATATCGGTATAGGTGGTCTCGTCGGGTTCTTTAGCGGTTAACGGGACGTCTACGTTGTGCATTTGGGCATCACCAGCTTGGTTATTGATACCTTGGTTGTAAGGACTAGCGGTATATAGGACGGGAACTTTAAGCCCGGTTGCGGTTTCAGCGGGGCGCAAGATTTCAACTTTTAAAAGGTCACGTTGTTGATCATGATCCGTGTCTAACGGCGCTTCTACATAGACGACTTCGCGGATGAGCCGGTTAGTATCAAAGACGGCCTGGGCTTTGCCGTTAAAGAACAACGGCTTTTGGTCATTGGGTAATTGGTAAGCCGGCACAAAAAAACCCTTAGTCGTTAAGACTTCAATCAACGTTTGACCTTGATTGCCACGGGTATTTAAAAGCAAATACCAAGCATAGTAAAGTGATTCACGGTCAAAGGCGCTATCCCAGACCATCGGGAGGTGAATATCACGCATTGCCAGCAGGGGGTCGGCGAGGTCGAAGTCATGTCCGGGTAGGAAGCCCAATAATTGGAGCCCGACGTTATAAAAGACTTGGTTGTTAACGACCGTGGCGGTGGCGAGCCATTCAGTTAATGACTGTTGGCTGGTCGCCATTAAATTAGCAAATTTATGCTGGAGTCCCGCTGGTGAATGGACTTCGGGAAAACTTTTGGCTAAGAGTGCCCGATAAATTGCAGGGACGGTTTTTAAAGTTGTCATTTCCGGGGTAATAAAATGAATTTTTTTGAGTTCTGCGATAGCCGCTTCCGAATCCGTCGGTGCAATCGCAAATTGGTTATTTTTCATAGGTTGATTCCTCTATTAATTATTTTTTATTTTTAATTAACATTATAACACGCCAGTTGCGGGTTAAACGTTGACAGACGATGAATGTTGCGGTGTCGGTTAAGTCACCGACAAAACTGACAGTGGATAAAGCTTGTGTTACATTTAAATTAACTGATAGTTGGAGATGATTAATTATGGCAGATTTTCCGATTTTGTATACGACCCAAGCGGTTAATGCAGATGGAATCACGGGACAGGCCTATGTGCCGGCGGGTTTAGCAGTGCCGGTCAGTAGCCCATTAAGTGCCACTGAAGGGACTAATCCAGAACAACTGGTGGGGTTGGCGTTGAGCACTTGTCTGAATGCGACTTTGGCAGCGATTGAAGCGGAACACCACTATCCACATCAAAGTACAGTGGTCACAACGGTACAGCTATCACGCGATCGGTTTGGATATCAGTTTTGGGTGGATGCCCAGGTGACAATTCCGACAGTTGATGCGACAACGGCGGCTCGCTGGTTGGCGTTAGCCGAAAGTCGTTGCCCCGTTGCCAAGTTATTAGGTGCTAGTGCGACTGTTAAGATTCATTTGTAATGGGGAGGTTCAAGGACTGGCGGTCGGCTTATGGCAAAAAAAGCGCCTGGACTGGTGTCCAAGCGCGATAATGCATTAATGACGACGGCCTTTTTTGGCAAAAGTGGTCGCTGTTTCGACTTGCTGTAGCGCTAATTGCTTGGTTTTCTCACGTTCAATTTTTAACTGTTTACTCAGTTGACGTGTTTTCCAGAAGCCGTGGGCACTAATTGCAAAAGGTAACATCTCAATTGTCAACGTGACTGGAATCAGCCAAGGCGCTTTGGTCACTAAAGTCAAAACGTGTTCGCGGTGCTTGGTTAAGGCCGCATGACTCATTTTTAGTGGTAGCATAGCAGCATCCTCCTTTAAAAGTAACTGTATCATAACGTAAAATGAAATCGCTGTCATTAATTTTGCGAAAAATAGGATTGGGGCATGCTTGCTACCAATCCTATTTTCATGAAATTAAGCATCCAGCTTCTGGTTCATTTTACTATGATGGACCCCATAGCTAAAGTAAATAATGAGGCCAAAGACAAACCAAACCAATGAAGCGACCCAAGTTTCCAAGGATAATTGGGTCATCATGAAGAGACATAAACACCCGGAAACAATCGGTAAGACTGGATAAAAAGGCACGCGGAACCCTTTGATCTGATTTAACTTTGGATTACGCCGTAGTAGCAAAATACCAAAGGAGACAAAGGTAAAGGCAATCAGGGTTCCGATATTAACCAAGTTCGCTAATTGACCAAGCGGAATGAACCCCGCTAAGATTGAAATGACGACGGTGACTGTAATCATCGCATGCTTAGGTGCGTGATGCTTGTCGATTTTACCTAAAAAGCTAGGTAAGAGGCCGTCACGACCAATCGAGTAGAGTAGTCGTGAACTACTATAAATCATCGTGACCATCATGGTAAACATGCCCGCTAATGCACCGATGGAGACAATCCCGGCAACGAAGTTTTGATGGACGAGTTGGAGGGCGAAAGTGACGGCATCATCCACGTTGAGTAACTTGTAAGAGACCATCCCAGTTAACACGGCTGAAACCATAATATAGAAGGCGGTACAAATTACAAGCGTTCCAATAATCCCAATCGGCATGTTGCGTTTGGCATTCTTGACTTCGGCTGCGGATGACGAAACGGCATCAAAACCTAAGTAAGCGAAGAAGACCACCGCCGCACCATGGAAAATCCCTTGCGTCCCGAACGGTGCGAATGGCGTCCAATTACTGGGCTTCACATAGAAGGAACCCACCAGTAAAAAGATGATAATGATTGCTAATTTAACGGCGACAATGATATTGTTCAAGCGTACCGAAGTCTTGAGCCCGGCATCAATAATCCAAGCAATCACACAGACGATAATAATTGCGACCAAGTTGACGTAGGTGCCGTGCGCCGGATCGAAGGACCCCGTGATGGCTTTCGGTAATTTGAGGCCAAAACCGGCAATGAATGAATTAAAGTAAGCGGCCCAGCCAACGGCCACTGCCGCTACTGCTAAGACGTACTCTAAGACGAGGGCCCAACCGATAATCCAACCAATCATTTCGCCGTAAACGATGTTACCATATGAATAAGCTGAACCCGCAATGGGTAAGACCGATGCAAATTCGGCGTAACACATCGCCGCGACGGCACAGACGATTGCGGCAATGATGAATGATAAAATAATACCTGGACCGGCTTTAGTTGCGGCGACGGTACCGGGTAAAATGAAAATACCAGTCCCGATAACAGCCCCAATACCTAAAGCAATTAGATCAATCGCGGATAAGGTCCGCTCAAATTGACTGTCTTTTTGTAGATAGCGCTCCAAAGCTTCTTTTTGGAATAAGCGCTGACGAATCCCCATAGATTTTGCCACCTTTTTCAGTAGATTTAATTGACCATGTTCACATGATACCGTGAATAATTATTAAAAGTCAATTAGAATCAAGTGGGAGGCATTAAAATCAGTGAGTTAACTTAGTTTGACGGGTCGCTTTACTAAACTTTAGCGGGTTACAGGTAAGTTGAATTCTGATAAGATGAAGCATAACGAATCGGAGTGAAGGAGGCGACGACCGTGTCGTCAATATTAGTGGCAGAAGATTTATCCGCAGTTGGTGGGATTTCACTAAGTGCGGCGCTTCCAGTTTTGACCGCGATGGACTATCAAGTTGCGGCGTTACCCACCAGCTTGCTATCGACTCATACAAGTGGGTATGGGCAGCCAGCTGTGGCTGATTTAAGCCAGTGGCTGCCCCAGACTTT
This genomic window from Lactobacillus sp. CBA3606 contains:
- a CDS encoding Xaa-Pro dipeptidyl-peptidase — encoded protein: MKNNQFAIAPTDSEAAIAELKKIHFITPEMTTLKTVPAIYRALLAKSFPEVHSPAGLQHKFANLMATSQQSLTEWLATATVVNNQVFYNVGLQLLGFLPGHDFDLADPLLAMRDIHLPMVWDSAFDRESLYYAWYLLLNTRGNQGQTLIEVLTTKGFFVPAYQLPNDQKPLFFNGKAQAVFDTNRLIREVVYVEAPLDTDHDQQRDLLKVEILRPAETATGLKVPVLYTASPYNQGINNQAGDAQMHNVDVPLTAKEPDETTYTDIEAHPVDEPLPAPRVTDKTATQAEETFGREQSYTLNDYFLARGFAVVYAAGIGSVDSDGLTLTGSVAETTATVAVIEWLTGQRAAFTTRDGDVAIKAWWTNGAVAMTGRSYLGTLATAAATTGVAGLKTIISEAAISSWYDYYRDNGLVVAPDTFQGEDTDVLAAEVFSRSLKAGDAHRIQPKFDQTLAELTAGQDRATGSYNQFWDERNYRKHINQIKADIIMVQGLNDWNVKPRNVAKLWDQLQAVPVTKKLILHQGQHIYINNLQSLDFTDMMNLWLSHKLYGLDNHAETLLPNVLVQDNTATETWQAYDNWWQDTDQSLDFKVQYKELVPADYPVDQRAAHFTDKLPDKLFDYYRQHLTAWQNDLISEDKTNPLYDHRLLFKSWQAPGDQLLVGQPHISGSVAVNQNFGMLSFMLLDFGLAQRLTVSPQLIASKALDLGYHWREDDLKDFKLAAKTPYKMITKGHLNLQNRQHPWHAEAIQPNEFYDFSLDLQPIFHHLLAKHQLGLVIYATDMKMTVRGNQDLQYSLNLNDIQLHIPLKTIAND
- a CDS encoding OsmC family protein, which encodes MADFPILYTTQAVNADGITGQAYVPAGLAVPVSSPLSATEGTNPEQLVGLALSTCLNATLAAIEAEHHYPHQSTVVTTVQLSRDRFGYQFWVDAQVTIPTVDATTAARWLALAESRCPVAKLLGASATVKIHL
- a CDS encoding transposase; this encodes MLPLKMSHAALTKHREHVLTLVTKAPWLIPVTLTIEMLPFAISAHGFWKTRQLSKQLKIEREKTKQLALQQVETATTFAKKGRRH
- a CDS encoding amino acid permease produces the protein MGIRQRLFQKEALERYLQKDSQFERTLSAIDLIALGIGAVIGTGIFILPGTVAATKAGPGIILSFIIAAIVCAVAAMCYAEFASVLPIAGSAYSYGNIVYGEMIGWIIGWALVLEYVLAVAAVAVGWAAYFNSFIAGFGLKLPKAITGSFDPAHGTYVNLVAIIIVCVIAWIIDAGLKTSVRLNNIIVAVKLAIIIIFLLVGSFYVKPSNWTPFAPFGTQGIFHGAAVVFFAYLGFDAVSSSAAEVKNAKRNMPIGIIGTLVICTAFYIMVSAVLTGMVSYKLLNVDDAVTFALQLVHQNFVAGIVSIGALAGMFTMMVTMIYSSSRLLYSIGRDGLLPSFLGKIDKHHAPKHAMITVTVVISILAGFIPLGQLANLVNIGTLIAFTFVSFGILLLRRNPKLNQIKGFRVPFYPVLPIVSGCLCLFMMTQLSLETWVASLVWFVFGLIIYFSYGVHHSKMNQKLDA